A single Camelus bactrianus isolate YW-2024 breed Bactrian camel chromosome 1, ASM4877302v1, whole genome shotgun sequence DNA region contains:
- the SLC5A3 gene encoding sodium/myo-inositol cotransporter: protein MRAVLETADIAIVALYFILVMCIGFFAMWKSNRSTVSGYFLAGRSMTWVAIGASLFVSNIGSEHFIGLAGSGAASGFAVGAWEFNALLLLQLLGWVFIPIYIRSGVYTMPEYLSKRFGGHRIQVYFAALSLILYIFTKLSVDLYSGALFIQESLGWNLYVSVILLIGMTALLTVTGGLVAVIYTDTLQALLMIVGALTLMIISMMEIGGFEEVKRRYMLASPNVTSILLTYNLSNTNSCNVHPKKDALKMLRNPTDEDVPWPGFILGQTPASVWYWCADQVIVQRVLAAKNIAHAKGSTLMAGFLKLLPMFIIVVPGMISRILFADDIACINPEHCMQVCGSRAGCSNIAYPRLVMKLVPVGLRGLMMAVMIAALMSDLDSIFNSASTIFTLDVYKLIRKSASSRELMIVGRIFVAFMVVISIAWVPIIVEMQGGQMYLYIQEVADYLTPPVAALFLLAIFWKRCNEQGAFYGGMAGFILGAVRLTLAFAYRAPECDQPDNRPGFIKDIHYMYVATALFWVTGLITVIVSLLTPPPTKEQIRTTTFWSKKILVTKESCSPKDEPYKMQEKSILRCNENSEAINNVIPNGKSEDSIKGLQPEDVNLLVTCREEGNPVASLGHSEAETPVDAYSNGQAALMGEKERKKETEDGGRYWKFIDWFCGFKSKSLSKRSLRDLMEEEAVCLQMLEEPPQVKLILNIGLFAVCSLGIFMFVYFSL, encoded by the coding sequence atgaggGCTGTGCTGGAGACGGCAGACATTGCCATAGTGGCCCTGTATTTTATCCTGGTCATGTGCATTGGTTTTTTTGCCATGTGGAAATCTAATAGAAGCACCGTGAGTGGATACTTCCTGGCGGGGCGCTCTATGACCTGGGTAGCAATTGGTGCCTCTCTGTTTGTGAGCAATATTGGGAGTGAGCACTTCATTGGTCTGGCAGGATCTGGAGCTGCAAGTGGATTTGCAGTGGGCGCATGGGAATTCAATGCCTTACTGCTTTTGCAACTTCTGGGATGGGTTTTTATCCCGATTTACATACGGTCAGGGGTATACACCATGCCTGAATACTTGTCCAAGCGATTTGGTGGCCATAGGATTCAGGTATATTTTGCAGCCTTGTCTCTGATTCTCTATATCTTCACCAAGCTCTCAGTGGATTTGTATTCGGGTGCCCTCTTTATCCAGGAGTCTTTGGGTTGGAACCTTTATGTGTCTGTCATCCTGCTCATTGGCATGACTGCTTTGCTGACTGTCACCGGAGGCCTTGTTGCAGTAATCTACACAGACACTCTGCAGGCTCTGCTCATGATCGTGGGGGCACTCACACTTATGATTATTAGCATGATGGAGATTGGCGGGTTTGAGGAAGTTAAGAGAAGGTACATGTTGGCTTCACCCAATGTCACCTCCATCTTGTTGACGTACAACCTTTCCAACACAAATTCTTGTAATGTCCACCCTAAGAAAGATGCACTGAAAATGTTGCGGAATCCAACAGATGAAGATGTTCCTTGGCCTGGATTCATTCTTGGACAGACCCCAGCTTCAGTATGGTACTGGTGTGCTGACCAAGTCATCGTGCAAAGGGTCCTAGCGGCTAAAAACATTGCTCATGCCAAAGGCTCTACTCTAATGGCTGGCTTCTTGAAGCTTCTGCCAATGTTTATCATAGTTGTCCCAGGAATGATTTCCAGGATACTGTTTGCTGATGATATAGCTTGCATCAACCCAGAGCACTGCATGCAAGTGTGTGGAAGCAGAGCTGGGTGCTCTAATATTGCTTACCCACGTCTGGTGATGAAGCTGGTTCCTGTGGGCCTGCGGGGCTTAATGATGGCAGTGATGATTGCAGCTCTGATGAGTGACTTGGACTCTATCTTTAACAGTGCCAGTACCATATTCACCCTCGATGTGTACAAACTCATACGCAAAAGCGCAAGCTCCCGAGAACTAATGATTGTGGGGAGGATATTTGTAGCTTTTATGGTGGTGATCAGCATTGCGTGGGTGCCCATCATCGTGGAGATGCAAGGAGGCCAGATGTACCTTTATATTCAGGAGGTAGCAGATTACCTGACGCCCCCAGTTGCGGCCCTGTTCCTTCTGGCGATTTTCTGGAAGCGCTGCAATGAACAAGGGGCTTTCTATGGTGGAATGGCTGGCTTTATTCTTGGAGCAGTCCGTTTGACACTGGCCTTTGCCTACCGTGCCCCAGAATGTGACCAACCTGATAACAGGCCAGGCTTCATCAAAGACATCCATTACATGTATGTGGCCACAGCATTGTTTTGGGTCACAGGACTTATTACTGTAATTGTTAGCCTTCTCACACCACCTCCCACGAAGGAACAGATTCGTACCACCACCTTTTGGTCTAAGAAGATCCTGGTGACGAAGGAGAGCTGCTCCCCGAAAGACGAACCATACAAAATGCAAGAGAAGAGCATTCTGAGATGCAATGAGAATAGTGAGGCCATCAACAATGTCATTCCCAATGGGAAATCTGAAGATAGTATTAAGGGCCTGCAGCCTGAAGATGTTAATCTGTTGGTGACTTGCAGAGAGGAGGGCAACCCAGTGGCTTCCTTAGGTCATTCAGAAGCGGAAACACCAGTTGATGCTTATTCCAATGGGCAAGCAGCTCTCAtgggtgagaaagaaagaaagaaagaaacagaggatGGAGGCCGGTACTGGAAGTTCATAGATTGGTTCTGTGGCTTTAAGAGTAAGAGCCTCAGCAAGAGGAGTCTCAGAGACCTGATGGAGGAGGAGGCTGTTTGTTTACAAATGTTGGAAGAACCTCCACAAGTTAAACTAATACTAAATATTGGACTTTTTGCTGTGTGTTCCCTTGGAATtttcatgtttgtttatttttccttatga